Part of the Triticum urartu cultivar G1812 chromosome 2, Tu2.1, whole genome shotgun sequence genome, TTTCCATTTTCCATACTTCCTAATTTGTTCACTATTTTTACCGCGTTCTTTTGTAAGGGGCCAAAAATCTGTCTGGTTTCGTAAGTTGAGTGTCAACTACTGCATCTCATTTCAGACATCAGGGACCAAAACTAGATTCAGCCAATAGCTAACTAAAAAAGAAGGATTTGTGTTATTAAACTGGATGTAAGATTTGACAGAGTAACAACTTGATATATACCGTACAGTTTACAAATTATTAAGTACAGGAATTTCGCCATACATACACCTCAAGATCAAAGTAAGAATAACTCAGCAAACCCGCAGCAAAGGATAGTTGACACTTTCAGTAGCCAACCGTTGCTCACTGCAAATCATATTGGGCACTTGGCACTTTCAGTAGACTGTTCCTGGCTCATACTACCTGATAGTAACCTGTGGAGCACACATCAAACAGACGGGATGAGCAAACCAAGAGGCGACACCAAGGCATTGACTGATGCTGGAGTTGTCAGACTTGGTGGCATCGACACAGAACACATAAACAAACCTGAACCACTCAAAGTGATTACACATTTCTTCAGAGAGCAAACTGGTTCTGAATTGCAATTTCGTGTTGCACCAACATGCTTCATAACCAACTGAATCTGAATGGGGGAAAAAATATATGTTGCATGTTTCTTGATGCTTCATAAATGTCTTCTAAGCATTCATGGAAAAAATACATGTTGCATGTTTCTTGATGCTTCATAAATGTCTTCTAAGCATTCATGGAAAAAATACATGTTGCATGTTTCTTGATGCTTCATAAATGTCTTCTAAGCATTCATGGAAAAAATACATGTTGCATGTTTCTTGATGCTTCATAAATGTCTTCTAAGCATTCATGGAAAAAATACATGTTGCATGTTTCTTGATGCTTCATAAATGTCTTCTAAGCATTCATGGAAAAAATACATGTTGCATGTTTCTTGATGCTTCATAAATGTCTTCTAAGCATTCATGGAAAAAATACATGTTGCATGTTTCTTGATGCTTCATAAATGTCTTCTAAGCATTCATGGAAAAAATACATGTTGCATGATTCGTCTTAAACGTTTCTcaacttcctttttacatttcCTGTTCTTTTCCATTCTTCAAATGTTTTATCTCCATTTATTTATATTTATTTCATGACTTCTAGAATAAAACGTTCCCATTCCAAAGCGTCTTTCCATTTAACATATTTTCTATTGTTTTCACTAATTTTTAGTGTTTTATACTGTATTTATAAGGGGCCAAATCTGACTGGTTTCAAAAGTTGAGTGTCAGCTACGTCTTGTCAGACTTTAGGGACCAAAACTAGACCCAGCCAATAGTTAACCCAAAAAGAAGGATTTATGCTATTAAACTGGATGGATGTAAGATTTGACAGAAAAATACCTTGATATAAACAATACAGTTTATGCTACTAAGGAATTTAGCCATACATACACCTTAAGATCAAAATGAAAATAGTCAGCAAACCCGCAACAAAGGATAGTTGACACTTTCAGTAGCCAACTGTTGCTCACTGCAAATCACATTGGGCACTTGGCACTTTCAGTAGATTATGCCAAATTACATTCTTAACGATAACAAATCAGCATGCTCTAACAGAGCTCAAATATTCGTCAATCGTCATGATGGCGTTCCAGAAAGTCGTCTCTGAGAGCAGAAAGTTTTGCACAAACATCTTTCATTCCAGGTCTGTCCTTCGGAGATTCCACAGTACATGACAGCCCCAGAGCAACCAACGGGGCAATATATCTCTGCATCCATGCTTCTACGCACCCTTGATACTCCTCATGCGCCATATGAGTATCTAGCATCTCCGCCACTAGGTCAGGGAACATGGATTCAGAGAAAATGGGAAGGGTAAGCCCATCGACAAACATATCATCGGTTGGTCGTTTTCCGGTAAGCAACTCTAGCAGAAGCACTCCAAAACTATACACGTCAGCTCCTACAGAGATCTTGCAGCCCAGCCCGTACTCTGCAAATACACTCAAATACTCAATAAACCATGCATACATACATTTAGGGGAAAAATGCGCTGTACAGGTGAAACAATACACATACGTACAAGATAAACTATTTAATTGGGGATTTGGAAAGGTAAACTCACCAGGTGCTATGTATCCAATAGTCCCTCCGACATCAACCAGGCTTTTACGAATAACCTGGCCTGGTAATAGAAACTTTGCTGAGCCAAAGTCACTGAGCCGTGCAGTCATGTCATCGTCCAAAAGGACATTGTGTGGCTTCAAATCACAATGGATCAAAGGAGGCGTCAGTTGGTTGTGGACATAATCCAGAGCAGAAGCGACATCTGCTGCTATGCATATCCTCTGGCCAAAGCTTAGCACTCTGTCTGGGATTACATTGTGCTGCTCAGAGTGCAACCATCTGTCAAGGCTGCCATTAACCATGAACTTGAAGACCAGTGCTTTGAACTCATGGTTTTTTGAATCAAGTGTCGAGCATAGGGTCATAGGCCGCATTATATTCCGGTGGCGGGTGCTTCGTAGCACCTCACACTCGGTAAAGTAACTACCATATCCACCAGGCTCATTCAGGTTGAATACTTTGATAGCAACTAGGCTCCTGTCAGACTTGAACCTACCGACATAAACTGATCCGGTACAGGTTGAGCTGATAGTATGGACCGAAGAAAACCAGTTGGTAGCTTTCAGAATGTCACCATATGATATCTTCTTCAGAGTCTCCTTGTGGTTAGAACATGCAACCACTTCTCTTATCTTCTGGTTGGCAACTGCTTCTCTTTTCTTCCGGTTGGCAACTAAACATAACACACCAGGAATCTTATTACACCTTGGAAATGTAAGCTGCACCCTTCTTTTCCAAACAGTGACAACCAAATATAACAATAACACACCAGCAATTAACGGTGTAATTATCATTATTATTCTTAGCAAGGGCACATGGTTCTTTGTTTGGGTGTCATCACAAATTGGAAGCCCTAGCATGGAGACTCTCGCACACAACATCCTATTGCCATCCAAAACTACCATACTCGAGTTCCTAAAGCATCCACCAGAGGGAATTGGCCCTTCAAAGTTGTTGTATGATAGATCCAGCTTGTCCAACAAAGTGAGGTCGCCAAAGAATTCCGGCACTGGACCAGACAAAATATTTCGAGCTAGATTAATCTGCTGGATGGACCGCAACTTCCTGAAACTTTGAGGAATTTGCCCTTCAAGCATGTTTCTCTCCATGCGCAAGAACAATAAAGTAAGACAGCTTCCAAGAGCTTCAGGAATTGTTCCAAACAACATATTGTTGGAAACATTCAGAAGAGCAAGATTTGCCAAATTACCAACTTCTGATGGTATTTCTCCTATGAGCTTGTTGTACGAAAAGTCCACACCCAAGGAAAGTGGAGGGCGATCAAAAAGTTTGACTGGTATTGACCCATCAAGGCTGTTAGTAGACAAGTTTAGTTCAAGAAGTCCCTTGCACTGACCTAAACTATCAGGTATGTTTCCAATCAAGTTGTTATCATCAAGATAAAGCTTGCCCAGTTGAGTAATGTCACCAACTGAGGGAGGGATCTGACCTGATAATTTGTTCTTTGATAGATTTAGGACATATAGGTTTTGCAGCTTTCCAATGGTAGAAGGTATGCTTCCAGAAAGAAAATTACTTTCCATCCTAAGAGAAGTGAGATTAACAAGATTGCTAATTTCAACAGGTATGGAGCCTGAAATTTTGTTTGACCCAAGCGACAAATCTTGCAGTCTTGTGGAAAGATTAACAACTGCTGCAGGTAAGCTGCCATTCAAACCATTCCCTTCCAAGGACAACTTTGTAAGCCGGGTGCAATTTGCTAGAGATGTAAGAAATGACCAGTCATGTGCTTCTAGCAAGTTGCTCCCCAAAACTAACTGACTCAAGTTTGCCAAAGAACCAAGAGATGGAACAGGGCCATTTAGCGAGTTGTCTGAAAGATCAAGCATTTGAAGATTTGACATGTTGGCTAGTGAAGTAGGGATCAAGCCCTCCAGCCTGTTGCTTCCCATAATTAGGGACTGGAGGGTTGGTAGTGAGTGACCAATGTAAGATGGTAACTGTCCAACAAGGCCATTGCTGCCAACACTAAAGTTTTTGAGTGATGACATGTTATAAAGGGAAACCGGGACATTACCTGATAAACTGTTGAAACTTAGGTCAAGCTCAAGCAGTTTTCTAGTGTGACCTATAGCTTCTGGAATTAATCCTGATAGCTTATTTTGGCCGAGCAATATAGAAGTGAGGGAAGAAACATTTCCCATTGAAGGAGGTATGCTTCCAGAGAGGAAGTTCTCTGTCAGGCAAAGAAATTTGAGTGCTGTGACCTTATGGAAACGTGGGATGAGACCAGTGAAAGAATTCTTCTGGAGATCAACCACAGCAAGCTTAGATGAATTATCAAACAAAGTAGAAGGGATCTCTCCTGAGAGGTTATTACGTGACAGTATAAGTGTGCTGAGTGAGGAGCAATCGGTCAATGGGAGAGGAATACCACCGGTAAGGGTGTTGTTTGCAAGATTTACATAGCTAAGAGAATTGCTAGCGCCTAAGAAAATGGGGATGTTACCTTGAAGATAGCTGCCGGCAAGATTCAGTGTATGGAGGTTTGGAAGCATACCCAACT contains:
- the LOC125535378 gene encoding probable LRR receptor-like serine/threonine-protein kinase At3g47570 codes for the protein MASTHKDHPSSSLKHSSSLVLPHPVKSGIMPSMFTLLYILLILFSVRTTILEAAQANKSEIDRQALLCFKSGINSYPIDILNSWSDDSLNFCSWKGVICGTKFPPRVVSLNFNYARLSGKLSGCLGNLTFLSRMNLAYNNLSGTIPEELGMLPNLHTLNLAGSYLQGNIPIFLGASNSLSYVNLANNTLTGGIPLPLTDCSSLSTLILSRNNLSGEIPSTLFDNSSKLAVVDLQKNSFTGLIPRFHKVTALKFLCLTENFLSGSIPPSMGNVSSLTSILLGQNKLSGLIPEAIGHTRKLLELDLSFNSLSGNVPVSLYNMSSLKNFSVGSNGLVGQLPSYIGHSLPTLQSLIMGSNRLEGLIPTSLANMSNLQMLDLSDNSLNGPVPSLGSLANLSQLVLGSNLLEAHDWSFLTSLANCTRLTKLSLEGNGLNGSLPAAVVNLSTRLQDLSLGSNKISGSIPVEISNLVNLTSLRMESNFLSGSIPSTIGKLQNLYVLNLSKNKLSGQIPPSVGDITQLGKLYLDDNNLIGNIPDSLGQCKGLLELNLSTNSLDGSIPVKLFDRPPLSLGVDFSYNKLIGEIPSEVGNLANLALLNVSNNMLFGTIPEALGSCLTLLFLRMERNMLEGQIPQSFRKLRSIQQINLARNILSGPVPEFFGDLTLLDKLDLSYNNFEGPIPSGGCFRNSSMVVLDGNRMLCARVSMLGLPICDDTQTKNHVPLLRIIMIITPLIAGVLLLYLVVTVWKRRVQLTFPRCNKIPGVLCLVANRKKREAVANQKIREVVACSNHKETLKKISYGDILKATNWFSSVHTISSTCTGSVYVGRFKSDRSLVAIKVFNLNEPGGYGSYFTECEVLRSTRHRNIMRPMTLCSTLDSKNHEFKALVFKFMVNGSLDRWLHSEQHNVIPDRVLSFGQRICIAADVASALDYVHNQLTPPLIHCDLKPHNVLLDDDMTARLSDFGSAKFLLPGQVIRKSLVDVGGTIGYIAPEYGLGCKISVGADVYSFGVLLLELLTGKRPTDDMFVDGLTLPIFSESMFPDLVAEMLDTHMAHEEYQGCVEAWMQRYIAPLVALGLSCTVESPKDRPGMKDVCAKLSALRDDFLERHHDD